DNA sequence from the Anaerosporomusa subterranea genome:
GAATGGTGTTTCCTACAATGTGGAGGTTGCTGAAGAAGGCGTTGCTGTAGTAGCCGCTCCGGCAGCTGCTCCTGCCGCTGCTCCGGCAGCTGCTCCGGCTCCGGTTGCTGCACCGGCTGCCGCTCCCGCTCCTGCTGCTGCACCGGCTGCTGCCGCTGCTCCTGCTGAAGTGAAAGCTGGCGAAACTCCTGTTACTGCTCCAATGCCTGGTAAGGTCAGCAAAGTTAACGCCAAAGTCGGCCAAACCGTGAAAAAAGGCGACGTTTTGTTGCTGCT
Encoded proteins:
- a CDS encoding biotin/lipoyl-containing protein encodes the protein MRKFKVNVNGVSYNVEVAEEGVAVVAAPAAAPAAAPAAAPAPVAAPAAAPAPAAAPAAAAAPAEVKAGETPVTAPMPGKVSKVNAKVGQTVKKGDVLLLLEAMKMQNEIGSPAAGTVKSVNVNAGENVKPGQIMVVIG